A genomic stretch from Halopiger aswanensis includes:
- a CDS encoding AAA family ATPase, whose translation MADADPDPGRSVAAASDTCTEVIDRIGDAVITDREFLETVLTAALARGHVLLEDVPGTGKTLTALTFAQALGLEFSRIQFTPDLLPNDITGSHVFNEATGEFEFTEGPVFANVVLADEINRAPPKTQAALLEAMDEGQVTVDGTTRDLPDPFLVIATQNPVEQEGTFELPEAQRDRFMVKSSIGYPEREGELELIERRSQRDTKMPSVEPVLETAGVRRLQNVPERITMAREVREYLVDLARATRADDRVDIGISPRGIQRYYEAARARAAIEGREYVAPDDVKRIAVPVMQHRLVLTTDAQIEGVDGATVVRDVLERVEVPAVEPSR comes from the coding sequence ATGGCAGACGCAGACCCGGATCCGGGCCGCTCGGTCGCCGCCGCCAGCGACACCTGTACCGAAGTGATCGATCGGATCGGCGACGCGGTGATCACGGACCGCGAGTTCTTAGAAACCGTCCTGACCGCCGCGCTCGCGCGCGGCCACGTCCTGCTCGAGGACGTCCCCGGAACCGGGAAGACCCTCACCGCGCTAACCTTCGCGCAGGCGCTCGGCCTCGAGTTCTCCCGGATTCAATTCACGCCGGATCTGCTGCCCAACGACATCACCGGCTCGCACGTCTTCAACGAGGCGACCGGGGAGTTCGAGTTCACCGAGGGGCCGGTCTTCGCCAACGTCGTCCTCGCGGACGAGATCAACCGCGCGCCGCCCAAAACGCAAGCCGCACTGCTCGAGGCGATGGACGAGGGCCAGGTCACCGTCGACGGAACGACCCGGGACCTGCCGGACCCGTTCCTGGTGATCGCGACGCAGAACCCGGTCGAGCAGGAGGGCACCTTCGAACTGCCCGAGGCCCAGCGCGACCGCTTCATGGTCAAGAGTTCGATCGGCTACCCCGAGCGCGAGGGCGAACTCGAGTTGATCGAGCGCCGGAGCCAGCGAGATACCAAGATGCCCTCCGTCGAGCCGGTCCTCGAGACGGCCGGCGTCCGCCGATTGCAGAACGTCCCCGAGCGGATCACGATGGCCCGCGAGGTCCGCGAGTACCTCGTGGATCTCGCGCGGGCGACCCGGGCAGACGACCGCGTCGATATCGGCATCTCGCCGCGCGGGATCCAGCGCTACTACGAGGCGGCTCGAGCGCGGGCAGCGATCGAGGGCCGCGAGTACGTCGCCCCTGACGACGTCAAGCGGATCGCCGTCCCGGTCATGCAACACCGGCTCGTGCTGACGACCGACGCGCAGATCGAGGGCGTCGACGGCGCGACCGTCGTCCGGGATGTGCTCGAGCGGGTCGAGGTGCCGGCCGTCGAGCCGTCGCGGTAG
- a CDS encoding tryptophan--tRNA ligase, with the protein MTGDDPLEESTDSESESGEPLTDGGAAGADDVALDPWGSSSVSDYRKLFEEFGIEEFDEVLDEVPHPHYLMRRGVIFGHRDYRPVAEALRNDEPAAVLSGFMPTGDPHIGHKLVFDEIIWHQQQGADAYALIADLEANSARGMSWAEIDEHARDYLLSLLALGFDPEEGTLYRQSTNRELQDLAFELGADANFSEFQSIYGFDGETDISHMQSVVTQMADILYPQLEEPKPTVIPVGPDQDPHVRFARDLAERMRFFKVSEAYASFELEDAERALVAEFYERLDPADFDDDMLRCTHVAEELEETPLSDLEVDASTLDSVLTKLEEGGMEPLRPRIRFFDRRATDEAFEALIDAVEGEKRVYENHVDAFDLERAEAEELAREIEVENGGYGFQPPSSIYHRFMTGLTGGKMSSSIPASHISLLDDPEDGYDKVKAATTGGRETAEEQREKGGRADECPVYELYAYLLAGDDDEFAKRVYDECVGGERLCGDCKEQAAQLMREFLEEHQEKREEVEELLEEADIELESPRRRQ; encoded by the coding sequence ATGACCGGAGACGATCCACTCGAGGAGTCGACTGACTCCGAGTCCGAGTCAGGAGAACCGCTGACGGACGGAGGGGCTGCAGGCGCGGACGACGTCGCGCTCGACCCGTGGGGCTCCTCGAGCGTCTCCGACTACCGCAAGCTCTTCGAGGAGTTCGGCATCGAGGAGTTCGACGAAGTACTGGACGAGGTTCCCCACCCGCACTACCTGATGCGCCGGGGCGTCATCTTCGGCCACCGCGACTACCGCCCCGTCGCCGAAGCGCTGCGAAACGACGAGCCCGCGGCGGTGCTATCGGGGTTCATGCCCACCGGCGACCCCCACATCGGCCACAAGCTCGTCTTCGACGAGATCATCTGGCACCAACAGCAGGGCGCCGACGCCTACGCCCTGATCGCCGACCTCGAGGCCAATTCGGCCCGCGGGATGTCCTGGGCGGAGATCGACGAACACGCTCGAGACTACCTCCTCTCCCTGCTCGCGCTCGGCTTCGACCCCGAGGAGGGAACGCTCTACCGCCAGTCCACGAACCGGGAACTGCAGGATCTGGCCTTCGAGCTGGGCGCCGACGCCAACTTCTCCGAGTTCCAGTCGATCTACGGTTTCGACGGCGAGACCGACATCTCGCACATGCAGTCGGTCGTCACCCAGATGGCCGACATCCTCTACCCGCAACTCGAGGAACCCAAGCCGACGGTTATCCCGGTCGGCCCGGACCAGGATCCCCACGTCCGGTTCGCGCGCGACCTCGCCGAGCGGATGCGCTTCTTCAAGGTCTCGGAGGCGTACGCCAGCTTCGAACTCGAGGACGCGGAGCGCGCCCTCGTGGCGGAGTTCTACGAGCGCCTCGACCCCGCCGATTTCGACGACGACATGCTCCGGTGCACCCACGTCGCCGAGGAACTCGAGGAGACGCCGCTGTCCGACCTCGAGGTCGACGCGAGCACGCTCGACTCGGTCCTGACGAAACTCGAGGAGGGCGGCATGGAACCGCTGCGGCCCCGCATCCGCTTCTTCGACCGGCGCGCGACCGACGAGGCCTTCGAGGCGCTGATCGACGCCGTCGAGGGCGAGAAGCGCGTCTACGAGAACCACGTCGACGCCTTCGACCTCGAGCGCGCCGAGGCCGAGGAACTGGCCCGCGAGATCGAAGTCGAGAACGGCGGCTACGGCTTCCAGCCGCCGTCCTCGATCTACCACCGCTTTATGACCGGCCTCACGGGCGGCAAGATGTCTTCCTCGATCCCCGCTTCGCACATCTCGCTGCTGGACGATCCCGAGGACGGTTACGACAAGGTCAAGGCCGCGACCACCGGCGGCCGCGAGACGGCGGAGGAGCAGCGCGAGAAGGGCGGCCGCGCCGACGAGTGTCCCGTCTACGAACTCTACGCCTACCTGCTGGCCGGCGACGACGACGAGTTCGCCAAGCGCGTCTACGACGAGTGCGTCGGCGGCGAACGGCTCTGTGGCGACTGCAAGGAGCAGGCCGCCCAACTCATGCGGGAGTTCCTCGAGGAACACCAGGAGAAACGCGAGGAGGTCGAGGAACTGCTCGAGGAAGCGGATATCGAACTCGAGTCGCCGCGACGGCGGCAGTAA
- a CDS encoding DUF58 domain-containing protein: protein MRKQHPRVRRVTRWHSGVVASLVLAAAGAVVGSASLLIAAIVPVTYLGYAALSSAPDPSAAIALERDCAPRTPLPGERVEVTLTVRNESDRTLPDVRIVDGVPENLDVIDGDARGATTLRAGEEIELEYAIQPRRGTYVFDATWIRLRSLSATAVANDKLPADGDTELECTIPLDGLPLHRDTIAVTGAVASDSGGAGYEFHSTRDYQQGDPLSRIDWRRYARTGELGTVLYREQEATNVVVIVDGRDVAGVAPARGRPDGITLAAYAGVVTASALLEVGHNVGIVGLSVRGRTPGVYTGPPAYVKPGTGVDVGGRVARVCDAVAARGSGADGSSGESTSNGDASAARARSPGAGSDSSAARADGGPEGGAAADVDHLEALLPATAQLVVCTPAVDDEIVDLTAEFRRRGYSAAVISPAVTDADAVGARLAAIRRQARLERLRRLDVPIADWDPETPLAGALGRGFGEVIR from the coding sequence ATGCGTAAGCAGCACCCGCGCGTCCGTCGCGTCACCCGGTGGCACTCCGGCGTCGTCGCCTCGCTCGTCCTCGCGGCCGCCGGCGCCGTGGTCGGTTCGGCGTCGCTGCTGATCGCCGCGATCGTCCCCGTGACGTACCTGGGCTACGCGGCGCTTTCCTCGGCGCCCGATCCGTCGGCGGCGATCGCCCTCGAGCGCGACTGTGCGCCGCGGACGCCGCTGCCCGGCGAGCGCGTCGAGGTCACGCTGACGGTGCGGAACGAATCCGACCGAACGCTGCCCGACGTACGGATCGTCGACGGCGTACCGGAGAACCTCGACGTCATCGACGGGGACGCGCGCGGCGCAACGACGCTGCGGGCCGGCGAGGAGATCGAACTCGAGTACGCGATCCAGCCGCGGCGCGGAACCTACGTCTTCGATGCGACCTGGATCCGCCTGCGGAGCCTGAGTGCGACGGCCGTCGCGAATGACAAACTCCCCGCCGACGGCGACACGGAACTCGAGTGTACGATCCCGCTGGACGGCCTCCCGCTCCACCGGGACACGATCGCCGTCACGGGCGCCGTCGCCAGCGACAGCGGCGGCGCAGGATACGAGTTCCACTCTACTCGGGACTACCAGCAGGGCGACCCGCTGAGCCGGATCGACTGGCGCCGCTACGCCCGCACCGGCGAACTCGGCACCGTGCTCTACCGCGAGCAGGAAGCGACGAACGTCGTCGTCATCGTGGACGGCCGCGACGTTGCGGGCGTCGCGCCGGCCCGCGGGCGGCCCGACGGCATCACGCTCGCCGCCTACGCCGGCGTCGTGACCGCCAGTGCGTTGCTCGAGGTGGGCCACAACGTCGGCATCGTCGGCCTCAGCGTTCGGGGCCGCACGCCCGGCGTCTACACCGGTCCGCCGGCGTACGTGAAGCCCGGCACCGGCGTCGACGTCGGCGGTCGGGTCGCGCGAGTTTGCGACGCCGTCGCTGCCCGCGGCAGCGGTGCCGACGGGTCGAGCGGCGAGTCGACATCGAACGGCGACGCGTCGGCGGCGCGAGCGCGCTCTCCCGGCGCCGGCTCGGACTCGAGCGCGGCTCGCGCCGACGGCGGCCCCGAGGGAGGCGCCGCAGCCGACGTCGACCACCTCGAGGCGCTGCTGCCCGCCACCGCCCAGCTCGTGGTCTGTACGCCCGCCGTCGACGACGAGATCGTCGACCTCACGGCCGAATTCCGCCGTCGAGGGTACAGTGCGGCGGTGATCTCGCCGGCCGTCACCGACGCCGACGCCGTCGGAGCGCGGCTGGCCGCGATCCGGCGACAGGCTCGCCTCGAGCGCCTGCGCCGGCTCGACGTGCCGATCGCGGACTGGGATCCGGAAACGCCGCTGGCCGGCGCCCTCGGCCGCGGCTTCGGGGAGGTGATCCGCTGA
- a CDS encoding DUF7519 family protein produces MASDIGEPPETTAPTRRDPSPAGAPETTSAPVTALTTILATLAGALALAIGIDALVPAIAAVAAGCLLTGTVTATKRRTPGGRALGSCLVVFAALGIAAAAGLEAATTVGTGAGPSEIATRVGVVVAIGLAAFGATATVTGAIGDRAVRSAIPVAVATTLPLAVVGGFHLPPVRRRVREIVPFAGARGAETGTGPAASESGLELAHLFSPESTAVGIATFVASLVALLWTVYFVLPRLPIPELLPRDRRADVRWRIRRLASRAGWAGWTVLLVSGALTITAALSRATDEPYIREVYPLLESTVVPLGMATGPRVAFVAGIGVLVAALLVSRLPGLYRLRYHPAVRWLPVLTGGAIVSLLVLVGYPRAFDELLRPELEAIAAEGEPLPVPGLGAMAPQELASLLAPPEGIAIVAIVIAGVVSAAGTLFVAIWLLGSLRLLPDRGAPGSLAAGALVGGAIAAAVAGASTPVVSAVVACALVAWDSAVYGVSITEELGREPSVLRPAVAHATGAVVVGIVGIALALGFTAVLERATVRTGATIVICLTVALLAALIVLKRRATAAAAAADDD; encoded by the coding sequence ATGGCGAGCGATATCGGCGAGCCGCCGGAGACGACCGCACCGACGCGCCGAGATCCCTCTCCTGCCGGCGCCCCTGAGACGACCAGCGCGCCGGTGACCGCGCTGACGACGATCCTCGCGACGCTGGCCGGCGCACTCGCGCTTGCGATCGGCATCGACGCACTCGTTCCGGCGATCGCCGCCGTCGCGGCCGGCTGTCTCCTGACGGGCACGGTGACGGCGACGAAGCGGCGGACGCCCGGCGGCCGCGCCCTCGGGAGCTGCCTCGTCGTGTTCGCGGCGCTCGGGATCGCGGCGGCGGCCGGTCTCGAGGCGGCGACTACCGTCGGCACCGGTGCGGGTCCGAGCGAAATCGCGACCCGCGTCGGCGTCGTCGTCGCGATCGGGCTGGCGGCGTTCGGCGCGACGGCGACCGTTACGGGCGCGATCGGCGACCGCGCGGTTCGGTCGGCGATCCCGGTCGCCGTCGCCACGACGCTTCCGCTCGCGGTCGTGGGCGGGTTCCACCTCCCGCCGGTTCGACGGCGAGTTCGCGAGATCGTTCCGTTCGCGGGCGCCAGGGGGGCGGAGACGGGGACCGGACCGGCCGCAAGCGAGAGCGGCCTCGAGCTCGCGCACCTGTTCTCGCCCGAAAGCACGGCGGTTGGCATCGCGACGTTCGTCGCGTCGCTCGTCGCCCTGCTCTGGACCGTATACTTCGTCCTGCCGCGGCTGCCGATCCCGGAGTTGTTACCCCGTGATCGACGCGCGGACGTCCGCTGGCGAATTCGACGGCTCGCGTCGCGAGCCGGCTGGGCCGGCTGGACCGTCCTGCTGGTCAGCGGTGCGCTAACGATCACCGCCGCGCTTTCGCGGGCGACCGACGAGCCGTACATCCGGGAGGTGTACCCGTTACTCGAGTCGACCGTCGTGCCGCTCGGGATGGCGACGGGACCGCGCGTCGCGTTCGTCGCCGGGATCGGCGTTCTGGTCGCAGCACTCTTGGTCTCGCGGCTGCCCGGCCTCTACCGACTCCGGTACCATCCCGCCGTCAGGTGGCTGCCGGTACTGACCGGCGGCGCGATCGTTTCGCTGCTCGTGCTGGTGGGCTACCCGCGGGCGTTTGACGAACTGCTCCGGCCGGAACTCGAAGCGATCGCAGCCGAGGGGGAGCCGCTTCCCGTCCCGGGACTCGGTGCAATGGCGCCGCAGGAACTCGCCTCGCTGCTCGCGCCGCCGGAGGGTATCGCGATCGTCGCTATCGTGATCGCGGGCGTCGTCAGCGCCGCCGGAACGCTCTTCGTCGCGATCTGGTTGCTCGGCTCCCTCCGACTGCTGCCGGATCGGGGCGCACCGGGATCGCTGGCGGCCGGCGCGCTCGTCGGCGGGGCGATCGCCGCGGCGGTCGCCGGCGCGTCGACCCCGGTCGTTAGCGCCGTCGTCGCGTGTGCGCTCGTCGCCTGGGACAGCGCGGTCTACGGCGTCTCGATCACCGAGGAACTGGGCCGCGAGCCGAGCGTTCTCCGGCCGGCGGTCGCACACGCGACCGGCGCCGTCGTCGTCGGGATCGTCGGCATCGCGCTCGCGCTCGGCTTCACCGCCGTCCTCGAGCGCGCGACGGTCCGAACCGGCGCGACGATCGTCATCTGTCTCACCGTCGCGCTGCTCGCGGCGCTGATCGTGCTCAAGCGGCGGGCGACGGCCGCTGCAGCGGCGGCGGACGATGACTAA
- a CDS encoding DUF7269 family protein has protein sequence MSGSSYSKTNVLLVLVMLAALGIGAVLATAPSALPPDALEAVATVEETVDRQHVLIGTAAAIGLFGLWRTYFSGATDVRADEPDASVAAAAGDERGDNAGTGVDVVGELTTERVDRTIDALKRGNRANTNAVVADLRESLRAVETAKGYSSDAADERIRRGEWTDDRIAAVFLGDESAGTLSLGHRLRRWLFPGRTFQRRLERTLEEMERYAAEGEFNTERSDDDASSATMNPTTQTNGGGSIDTDGGAATGATAEPEGDDA, from the coding sequence ATGAGCGGGTCCAGCTACTCCAAGACGAACGTTCTTCTCGTCCTCGTGATGCTGGCAGCCTTGGGTATCGGCGCCGTGCTGGCGACCGCGCCGTCGGCACTCCCGCCTGATGCGCTCGAGGCCGTCGCGACGGTCGAGGAGACTGTCGATCGGCAGCACGTGCTTATCGGAACCGCGGCCGCGATCGGACTGTTCGGCCTCTGGCGCACGTACTTCTCCGGCGCGACGGACGTTCGAGCCGACGAGCCCGACGCGTCGGTAGCGGCGGCCGCCGGCGACGAGCGCGGTGATAACGCCGGGACCGGCGTCGACGTCGTCGGCGAACTGACGACCGAACGCGTCGACCGGACGATCGACGCGCTGAAGCGAGGGAATCGGGCCAACACGAACGCGGTCGTCGCGGACCTGCGCGAGTCGCTCCGGGCCGTCGAGACCGCGAAGGGCTACTCGAGCGACGCCGCGGACGAGCGGATCCGACGCGGCGAGTGGACCGACGACCGGATCGCCGCGGTCTTCCTCGGCGACGAGTCCGCCGGGACGCTCTCGCTCGGGCACCGACTGCGGCGGTGGCTGTTCCCCGGCCGGACGTTCCAGCGGCGCCTCGAGCGGACGCTCGAAGAGATGGAACGGTACGCGGCGGAGGGAGAATTCAATACGGAGCGATCGGACGACGATGCGAGTTCGGCGACGATGAATCCGACAACGCAGACGAACGGCGGGGGAAGTATCGATACTGACGGCGGCGCTGCAACCGGTGCAACCGCCGAACCGGAGGGAGACGATGCGTAA
- the pheS gene encoding phenylalanine--tRNA ligase subunit alpha, producing MQLPESQVAVLEAASADEATSVDALAEATDLPPETVTGAVFELEDEGLVAVDERVDETIRLTEEGGEYATETLPEIRLYEAALEAGADAEPVQMGQVIGASGLEGPQVDIALSNYARKGYGTIDSGEITADPDADPDADAEANALASLEGTGETPRDAVDVDADTLEQLDRRGLVEISETTVREATLTERAVTELMAGIETAETVGQVTSELLTSGEWEDVEFADYNVEADAERFEGGNVHILRQTAERVKDVLVGMGFQEMQGPHVDADFWINDCLFMPQDHPARTHWDRFALEQPTHIDDLPEDLVEDVERAHREGVGEDGEGYHSPWDEDFARALALRGHTTSLSTRYLSGEQIGDIEPPARFFSVEKVYRNDTLDPTHLLEFFQIEGWVMAEDLSVRDLMGTFEEFYAQFGIEDIRFKPHYNPYTEPSFELFGTHPTTGELVEIGNSGIFREEMLEPLGVECDVMAWGLALERLLMLMYGFEDIRDIHGTLCDLELLRNTEVTY from the coding sequence ATGCAACTTCCAGAATCACAGGTCGCGGTCTTGGAGGCCGCGAGCGCGGACGAGGCAACGTCCGTCGACGCCCTCGCCGAGGCGACCGACCTGCCCCCGGAGACCGTCACCGGCGCGGTCTTCGAACTCGAGGACGAGGGGCTGGTCGCCGTCGACGAGCGGGTCGACGAAACGATCCGACTGACCGAGGAAGGGGGCGAGTACGCGACCGAGACGCTCCCCGAGATCCGACTCTACGAGGCCGCCCTCGAGGCCGGCGCCGACGCCGAGCCCGTTCAGATGGGGCAGGTCATCGGCGCGTCGGGACTCGAGGGGCCCCAAGTCGATATCGCGCTCTCGAACTACGCGCGCAAGGGGTACGGCACGATCGACAGCGGCGAGATCACCGCCGATCCCGACGCCGACCCCGACGCGGACGCGGAGGCGAACGCGCTCGCGTCCCTCGAGGGCACCGGCGAGACGCCCCGCGACGCCGTCGACGTCGATGCGGACACGCTCGAGCAACTCGACCGGCGCGGACTGGTCGAAATCTCGGAGACGACCGTCCGCGAGGCGACTCTGACCGAGCGGGCCGTCACCGAACTGATGGCCGGCATCGAGACCGCCGAGACGGTCGGGCAGGTCACGTCCGAACTGCTCACCAGCGGCGAGTGGGAGGACGTCGAGTTCGCCGACTACAACGTCGAGGCCGACGCCGAGCGCTTCGAGGGCGGGAACGTCCACATCCTGCGCCAGACCGCCGAGCGCGTCAAGGACGTCCTCGTCGGGATGGGCTTCCAAGAGATGCAGGGCCCGCACGTCGACGCGGACTTCTGGATCAACGACTGCCTGTTCATGCCCCAGGACCACCCGGCCAGAACGCACTGGGACCGGTTCGCCCTCGAGCAGCCGACCCACATCGACGACCTCCCCGAAGACCTCGTCGAGGACGTCGAGCGCGCCCACAGGGAGGGCGTCGGCGAGGACGGCGAGGGCTACCACTCGCCGTGGGACGAGGACTTCGCGCGGGCGCTCGCGCTGCGCGGGCACACGACCTCGCTCTCGACGCGCTACCTGTCGGGCGAACAGATCGGCGACATCGAGCCGCCGGCCCGCTTCTTCAGCGTCGAGAAGGTCTACCGCAACGACACGCTGGACCCGACGCACCTGCTCGAGTTCTTCCAGATCGAGGGCTGGGTGATGGCCGAGGACCTCTCGGTGCGCGATCTGATGGGCACCTTCGAGGAGTTCTACGCCCAGTTCGGCATCGAGGACATTCGGTTCAAGCCCCACTACAACCCCTACACGGAGCCGAGCTTCGAGCTGTTCGGCACCCATCCCACCACCGGGGAACTCGTCGAGATCGGCAACTCGGGCATCTTCCGCGAGGAGATGCTCGAGCCGCTGGGCGTGGAGTGCGACGTCATGGCCTGGGGACTGGCCTTAGAGCGCCTGCTGATGCTGATGTACGGTTTCGAAGACATCCGGGACATCCACGGCACGCTGTGTGACCTGGAACTGCTGCGCAACACGGAGGTGACCTACTGA
- a CDS encoding DUF4129 domain-containing protein gives MGSGSTDAGDESVDSSTAAATGPDWGQVALVLVAAAILALAAVTIPPLGGVGFQGQGPAQPAGEEGSSGLLQLGSGGDGGGGAGDHQLGSDAAGSADGTDSGTGGDQPGETGDGAGGSGAGSGAGSGTGTDAESGSDSGSEVGDAGDGQQDGTAGGRSGSGSETGSADGEGTGEPSQGEFGTGSGDGTTGSPGDGTAEEPGGRSDGTSTDGRGSPADGTTSGDGISGSSGEQTDGTGTETGDGDGSGESTGDGSADGDESTTGDGDSSSPSQDGGGDGDTGSGDGSSESDSESGSGGQESGDGDESENGEDTEDSSDDETGDEDGTSYDISFDEQPTPGSTVEVTVTGDGDPVEDATVYFNDERIGTTDADGTVTGEVPYTETLEVRAEVSPTETETTTARGSASISGPTLPGLDASRQFHGTVAMPLSAAQDSQTEDGNESETGNGAQTTVEMNPETELTIDGAPIAGTNVTVVATVDGNPIPQGAVSIDGEEYGTTGDDGAAVVPVPETPGNATIAVERGEIRAERTVTVETLSLTVEDRFPLPGRPVDARLEYGNESVANATILVDGAAAATTGADGTATVGLPLANEATIAATYEGARATTTVDGLYRNAALLALAVVGGLLLFWRLSARYGVGDRVRSLPSPASLLQRLGDALRTLGRRTVDAIVRLARSLESLGYWIVDRARAVARALERAGRWLVELPGELATKGLAALSALHPIRLYRYLRDAIRSLLRSSRERADDVSEAVTGTDGTAAAGDEETDEDVRTLRELWAEFVRLVRPPRLRTKTPGEVGRYAVEKGFPEPPVRTVVDAFRDSEYGETAPSDDRLERVRSAVRSVTDGDDTTADDTEDENDGENGGDRP, from the coding sequence ATGGGATCAGGATCGACGGACGCGGGCGACGAGTCAGTCGACTCGAGCACCGCAGCCGCGACCGGTCCCGACTGGGGGCAGGTCGCGCTCGTCCTCGTCGCCGCGGCGATTCTGGCGCTTGCGGCGGTCACGATCCCGCCGCTCGGCGGCGTCGGGTTCCAGGGACAGGGACCAGCGCAGCCGGCCGGTGAGGAGGGCTCGAGCGGGTTACTACAACTCGGCAGCGGTGGGGACGGCGGTGGCGGCGCCGGCGATCACCAGTTAGGCTCCGATGCAGCCGGCAGTGCCGACGGAACCGACTCCGGAACGGGTGGTGACCAGCCGGGGGAAACGGGTGACGGCGCCGGCGGGTCGGGGGCCGGTTCCGGTGCCGGTTCTGGCACCGGTACGGACGCCGAGTCCGGTTCCGATTCCGGATCCGAAGTCGGCGACGCTGGCGACGGCCAGCAGGACGGAACGGCCGGCGGCCGATCCGGCTCCGGCTCGGAAACGGGTTCCGCCGACGGGGAGGGAACCGGTGAGCCGTCTCAGGGAGAGTTCGGCACGGGATCCGGCGACGGAACCACCGGATCGCCTGGCGATGGAACGGCCGAAGAGCCCGGCGGCCGATCCGACGGAACGTCGACCGACGGCCGGGGATCGCCCGCCGACGGGACGACGTCGGGTGACGGCATCAGTGGCTCGAGCGGCGAGCAGACCGACGGCACGGGCACCGAAACGGGCGACGGCGACGGAAGCGGCGAATCCACCGGCGACGGTAGCGCGGACGGGGACGAAAGTACCACCGGAGACGGCGACTCGTCTTCTCCGTCGCAAGACGGCGGCGGAGACGGGGATACGGGTAGTGGCGACGGCTCGAGCGAGAGTGACAGTGAGAGCGGGAGTGGTGGACAGGAGTCAGGCGACGGCGACGAAAGCGAAAACGGCGAAGACACGGAGGACTCGAGCGACGACGAAACCGGCGACGAGGACGGGACGTCGTACGACATCTCGTTCGACGAACAGCCGACCCCCGGCTCGACGGTCGAGGTCACCGTCACCGGCGACGGCGACCCGGTCGAGGACGCCACCGTCTACTTCAACGACGAGCGGATCGGAACGACCGACGCGGACGGAACGGTTACCGGCGAGGTGCCGTACACGGAAACCCTCGAGGTGCGGGCCGAGGTGTCCCCGACGGAAACGGAGACGACGACGGCTCGCGGCTCCGCCTCGATTTCGGGACCGACGCTGCCGGGACTCGACGCGTCTCGGCAGTTCCACGGTACCGTGGCAATGCCGCTTTCGGCGGCGCAAGACTCGCAGACCGAGGACGGAAACGAGAGCGAGACCGGAAACGGAGCGCAAACGACGGTGGAGATGAACCCCGAGACGGAGCTGACGATCGACGGAGCTCCGATCGCCGGGACGAACGTCACCGTCGTCGCCACCGTCGACGGCAACCCGATCCCGCAGGGGGCCGTCTCGATCGACGGCGAGGAGTACGGCACGACCGGGGACGACGGCGCGGCGGTGGTTCCCGTTCCCGAGACCCCGGGGAACGCGACGATCGCCGTCGAGCGCGGCGAGATCCGGGCCGAGCGAACGGTCACGGTCGAAACGCTGTCGCTGACGGTCGAGGACCGCTTCCCGCTGCCCGGTCGGCCGGTCGACGCGCGACTCGAGTACGGAAACGAGTCGGTCGCGAACGCGACGATTCTCGTCGACGGCGCCGCCGCGGCGACGACCGGCGCGGACGGGACGGCGACCGTCGGATTGCCGCTCGCGAACGAGGCGACGATCGCCGCGACGTACGAGGGCGCACGCGCGACGACCACCGTCGACGGGCTCTACCGGAACGCCGCGCTGCTGGCACTGGCCGTCGTCGGTGGCTTGCTGCTCTTCTGGCGACTCTCCGCACGATATGGAGTGGGCGACCGCGTCCGCTCGCTGCCCTCGCCGGCGAGCCTGCTTCAGCGGCTCGGCGACGCCCTCCGGACGCTCGGCCGGCGGACCGTCGACGCCATCGTCCGGCTCGCCCGCTCCCTCGAGTCGCTGGGCTACTGGATCGTCGATCGCGCCCGCGCGGTCGCTCGCGCGCTCGAGCGGGCCGGCCGCTGGCTCGTCGAGCTGCCCGGCGAACTCGCCACGAAGGGGTTGGCGGCGCTTTCGGCGCTTCACCCGATTCGACTGTACCGATACCTCCGCGACGCGATTCGGTCCCTGTTGCGCTCCTCGAGGGAGCGCGCCGACGACGTCAGCGAGGCCGTTACCGGCACCGACGGGACGGCTGCGGCCGGCGACGAGGAAACGGACGAGGACGTTCGGACGCTCCGGGAACTCTGGGCGGAGTTCGTGCGACTGGTGCGGCCGCCTCGCCTTCGAACGAAGACGCCGGGCGAAGTCGGCCGGTACGCGGTCGAGAAGGGATTCCCCGAACCGCCGGTTCGGACGGTCGTCGACGCCTTCCGGGACAGCGAGTACGGGGAGACCGCGCCGTCCGACGACCGCCTCGAGCGCGTGCGATCCGCGGTGCGGTCGGTGACGGACGGCGACGACACTACCGCTGACGATACCGAAGACGAGAACGATGGCGAAAACGGCGGTGATCGGCCATGA